The Peribacillus sp. FSL E2-0218 genome contains a region encoding:
- the recO gene encoding DNA repair protein RecO yields MLQKCEGIVIRRTAYGENNKIITIYTRELGKIGVMARGASKPNSRLSAVTQLFCSGYFLVTTSTGLGSLQQGEMVDSLRFIREDLFATAYASYIVELLDKSVEDKKPNPYLYELLAQTLHYINEEYDAEVLKFIFEMKMLPVNGINPVLNQCAVCGETEGEFSFSLREAGFICHRCLGKDPYHYKISPAAVKLLRIFYYLDLSRLGNISVKPETKKELQKIIDAYYEEYSGLHLKSKKFLKQIDTMKDMF; encoded by the coding sequence GTGCTCCAAAAATGTGAAGGCATTGTCATAAGGCGAACGGCATATGGAGAAAATAACAAAATCATTACTATTTATACCCGTGAGCTAGGAAAAATTGGCGTTATGGCTAGAGGGGCCAGTAAACCTAACAGTAGGCTATCGGCCGTCACCCAGCTTTTTTGCTCCGGGTATTTTCTTGTAACCACATCAACCGGACTCGGAAGTCTTCAGCAAGGGGAAATGGTCGACTCGCTCCGGTTCATCAGGGAAGACCTTTTTGCCACTGCGTATGCTTCTTACATCGTGGAGTTGCTCGATAAAAGCGTCGAGGATAAAAAACCGAACCCATATTTGTATGAATTGCTTGCGCAAACCTTGCATTACATAAACGAAGAATATGACGCAGAGGTCTTGAAGTTCATTTTTGAAATGAAGATGCTGCCAGTCAATGGGATTAACCCAGTGCTTAATCAATGTGCTGTTTGCGGGGAAACGGAAGGGGAATTCTCCTTCTCGCTCCGGGAAGCGGGGTTCATTTGCCACCGCTGTCTAGGCAAAGATCCTTATCATTATAAAATTTCACCTGCAGCCGTCAAATTGCTGCGGATATTTTATTATTTGGATTTATCCAGGCTCGGAAACATTTCCGTCAAGCCGGAAACGAAAAAGGAACTGCAGAAAATCATTGATGCTTATTATGAGGAATATTCCGGTCTTCATTTGAAATCAAAAAAGTTCCTGAAACAGATTGATACGATGAAAGATATGTTTTAA
- a CDS encoding PhoH family protein translates to MADDVKVIKLEIESPNEAIALLGNGDSNVKVLEEELGISVITRGEAVSVAGAIDRVTMGQEILKALLTVIRKGIAISSRDVLYAIELARKGTLEYFGELYDEEVAKTAKGKSIKVKTIGQRYYIQAIKKHDLVFGIGPAGTGKTYLAVVMAINALKNGQVKRIILTRPAVEAGESLGFLPGDLKEKVDPYLRPLYDALHDLLGMEQTQRMIERGTIEIAPLAYMRGRTLEDAFVILDEAQNTTEAQMKMFLTRLGFGSKMVITGDRTQIDLPKGMKSGLVRVEEILKNVKGLSFVYFEQSDVVRHPLVAKIITAYEQAKV, encoded by the coding sequence ATGGCAGATGATGTGAAAGTAATTAAGCTTGAAATCGAGTCACCTAATGAAGCGATCGCTTTGTTGGGCAATGGAGATTCAAATGTTAAAGTGCTTGAAGAGGAGCTGGGCATTTCCGTCATTACCCGCGGTGAAGCCGTCAGCGTCGCTGGCGCCATCGATCGGGTAACGATGGGACAGGAAATCCTGAAAGCCCTATTGACAGTGATCAGAAAAGGAATTGCAATCAGTTCTAGAGATGTGCTTTATGCCATTGAATTGGCTAGAAAAGGAACCCTTGAGTATTTCGGTGAATTGTATGATGAGGAAGTCGCCAAGACGGCCAAGGGGAAATCGATTAAAGTCAAAACGATTGGGCAGAGATATTATATCCAGGCGATAAAGAAGCACGACCTCGTTTTTGGAATCGGGCCCGCCGGAACAGGGAAGACCTATCTCGCCGTAGTGATGGCGATCAATGCGCTAAAAAATGGACAGGTTAAGCGGATCATCCTGACAAGGCCTGCCGTGGAAGCTGGCGAAAGCCTCGGTTTTCTTCCAGGCGACCTGAAGGAAAAGGTAGATCCTTATCTGCGGCCGCTTTACGATGCTCTGCATGACCTCCTGGGGATGGAGCAGACCCAGAGGATGATAGAGCGAGGGACGATTGAAATCGCTCCCTTGGCTTATATGAGGGGCCGTACGCTTGAAGATGCCTTTGTCATTTTGGATGAAGCCCAAAATACGACGGAAGCCCAGATGAAAATGTTCCTGACCCGCCTTGGCTTCGGGTCGAAGATGGTCATTACCGGGGACCGGACCCAGATTGACCTTCCTAAGGGGATGAAGTCAGGATTGGTAAGGGTAGAGGAGATTTTGAAGAATGTCAAAGGCCTTTCCTTCGTTTACTTCGAACAAAGCGATGTTGTGCGACATCCGCTTGTTGCCAAAATCATCACTGCTTACGAACAGGCAAAGGTATAA
- a CDS encoding HD family phosphohydrolase yields the protein MNRIQKFFAKLKGLLVHRFFQVLLFIILGVFAYGLMFSNVKPERVQVELFKPAEQTIRSTKTVEDTYKTEQEKEEIAKQVADVYSLKKEYAKNKVDLISSIFDTAIEVKKETDPDNEHIKDGEKENKKETLKTDAQKVSILKEKLTDEVNKNIEESVFLALVQADEDELKIARDSTITAVNNVMSNRIAASDVENAKKKVVEELGYMSISSDMKKASNSLARTAIIQNVFFDKDKTEEQRRKAIESVEPIRILQGQIIVEENQLVDRDVYRQLELAGFVNTESTIYPYIGLLLFIVLTFAAFYYFFTFSISKQENKYNQLLIFSLVFILSMAMMKTISILADMKNSNLEYIFPVAMSAMLIKILLNDKLAVAMIILLGSYGTIIFNGDTPGNLDISMGLYIIFGGLTAILILSRLNFKSKVLVAGLLLSLINMAFVFSLIFMMDGHYTRMEYLYYAVAAIGSGVGSAVLTMGLLPFFESGFGILSSMKLIELSNPNHPLLRKILIEAPGTYHHSVMVANLAESACEAIGSNGLLARVGSYYHDIGKTKMPHFFIENQMNGDNPHDRLQPETSRDIIIAHAVDGGEMLRSHKFPKEIVDIAEQHHGTTLLKFFYHKAKKQDDATLEDAYRYPGPKAIMKEVAVIGIADSVEAAVRSMQHPTPDKIEELVSFIIQERIQDGQFDECDITMRELSIVKHSLCESLNGIFHSRIEYPELDKLGQKVKE from the coding sequence TTGAATCGTATCCAGAAATTCTTCGCTAAACTTAAAGGGCTATTGGTCCATCGTTTTTTTCAAGTGCTTTTGTTCATCATTCTTGGTGTATTTGCTTATGGGTTAATGTTTTCCAACGTTAAACCGGAAAGAGTCCAAGTGGAGCTTTTTAAGCCGGCGGAACAGACGATCCGTTCAACCAAGACTGTGGAAGATACTTATAAGACGGAACAGGAAAAAGAAGAGATAGCTAAACAGGTGGCGGATGTATATTCGTTGAAAAAAGAGTATGCCAAGAATAAAGTCGACCTGATTTCATCGATTTTCGATACGGCGATCGAGGTGAAAAAGGAAACCGATCCTGATAACGAACATATAAAGGATGGGGAGAAGGAGAATAAAAAGGAAACCTTGAAGACGGATGCCCAAAAGGTTTCCATTCTAAAAGAAAAATTGACTGATGAGGTCAATAAAAATATTGAGGAATCCGTTTTCCTTGCTTTAGTTCAGGCGGATGAAGATGAGCTGAAGATTGCGAGGGACTCCACCATCACTGCCGTGAATAATGTGATGAGCAACAGGATTGCAGCGAGTGATGTCGAAAATGCGAAGAAAAAGGTCGTAGAGGAACTGGGCTATATGAGTATCAGCAGTGATATGAAAAAAGCCTCTAATTCCTTGGCGCGCACGGCGATCATCCAAAATGTTTTCTTTGACAAGGATAAAACGGAGGAACAGCGGAGGAAAGCGATTGAAAGCGTGGAGCCGATCCGAATCCTCCAAGGGCAGATCATCGTTGAGGAAAATCAGTTAGTGGACAGGGACGTATATCGGCAGCTTGAACTGGCAGGTTTTGTGAATACCGAGTCGACCATTTACCCGTATATCGGGCTGCTGTTATTCATCGTGTTGACCTTTGCTGCCTTTTATTACTTTTTCACCTTTTCCATTTCCAAACAGGAGAACAAGTACAATCAATTATTGATTTTCAGTCTTGTCTTTATCCTTTCAATGGCCATGATGAAAACGATCAGCATTCTGGCGGACATGAAAAACTCGAATTTGGAATATATTTTTCCGGTTGCCATGTCTGCGATGCTCATCAAGATATTATTGAACGATAAGCTAGCGGTGGCGATGATCATTTTATTAGGTTCTTATGGAACGATCATATTCAATGGAGATACGCCTGGAAATCTCGATATTTCGATGGGGCTTTATATTATTTTCGGTGGATTGACGGCAATACTCATCTTATCGAGGCTTAATTTTAAATCAAAAGTGCTGGTGGCGGGTCTGTTGCTGTCTTTAATCAATATGGCCTTTGTATTTTCGCTTATCTTTATGATGGACGGACATTATACTAGAATGGAGTATTTGTATTATGCTGTTGCCGCCATAGGTTCCGGTGTGGGCTCGGCTGTATTGACGATGGGCCTGCTGCCATTTTTTGAGTCAGGTTTCGGGATCCTATCATCGATGAAGCTGATCGAACTGTCAAACCCGAATCACCCCTTATTGAGGAAGATCCTGATCGAGGCGCCAGGAACCTACCATCACAGTGTGATGGTCGCCAATTTGGCGGAATCCGCTTGCGAGGCGATCGGTTCGAATGGCCTGCTCGCAAGGGTCGGCAGTTATTATCATGATATCGGCAAAACGAAAATGCCGCATTTTTTCATCGAAAATCAGATGAACGGAGATAATCCGCATGATCGGCTGCAGCCTGAAACGAGCAGGGATATCATCATTGCCCATGCCGTGGATGGCGGGGAGATGCTGCGGAGCCATAAATTCCCTAAAGAAATCGTGGATATTGCGGAGCAGCATCATGGGACCACCTTGTTGAAATTTTTCTACCACAAGGCTAAGAAACAGGATGATGCCACGCTTGAAGATGCTTACCGATATCCTGGACCGAAGGCAATCATGAAGGAAGTGGCGGTCATCGGCATTGCCGACAGTGTAGAAGCTGCCGTGAGGTCGATGCAGCATCCGACTCCGGACAAGATAGAAGAACTGGTAAGTTTCATCATTCAGGAGAGGATCCAAGATGGTCAATTTGATGAATGTGACATTACTATGAGAGAATTAAGTATCGTGAAGCATTCCTTATGTGAATCGCTGAACGGTATCTTCCACTCCAGGATTGAATATCCGGAGCTGGATAAATTAGGACAGAAGGTGAAAGAATGA
- the glyS gene encoding glycine--tRNA ligase subunit beta — protein sequence MSKRDLLLEIGLEELPARFVTASMNQLSDKVQKWLTEKAIEFGTVEAFSTPRRLAVLVKDVEESQKDIEEEAKGPAKKIALDSEGNWSKAALGFVRGQGMTSEEIYFKELKGVEYAHVNKFIKGQPTLQLLSELAEIISGMTFPKNMRWADQELRFARPIKWLIALFGHDVVPFSIADVQTGRETKGHRFLGEKAIIENPDQYEGTLTEQFVMADPDKRRQVILDQINGLEQEKGWIIPVDESLLEEVNNLIEYPTVLFGQFEEEFLELPAEVLITSMKEHQRYFPVKDQEGKLLPYFVTVRNGDAKHLDKVSKGNEKVLRARLSDAAFFYKEDQKKEISDALKKLDSIVYHEEIGTLAEKTERVTEVAGKLADVLNLGKEKEWALRAAEIAKFDLVSHMVYEFPELQGYMGEKYALLKGEAKEVAAAINEHYMPRHADDDVPPSVIGAVVSLAEKMDTLASFFAIGVIPTGSQDPYALRRQASGVVQILAEKKWNVSLEELIALSLKGLEAKGILKRDVAEVKADMFTFFKARIKHLLQEEQIRYDMIDAVLFNKVGYIHSIVERAHVLEAKKEEAGFKESIEALSRVMNIAGKCDEKVTVDPSAFENDQEKALYEKYRQAARQYTKSQNEDERFELLISLQTEIEAYFENTMVMAEDEALRTNRLSLMKDISDWVGSFAAMNKIIL from the coding sequence ATGAGCAAGCGTGATTTGTTATTGGAAATTGGTTTGGAAGAGCTGCCGGCCCGGTTCGTGACAGCGTCGATGAACCAGCTGTCGGATAAAGTGCAGAAATGGCTGACGGAAAAAGCAATTGAATTCGGAACGGTTGAAGCTTTTTCAACACCAAGACGTTTGGCCGTATTGGTGAAAGATGTGGAAGAATCCCAAAAGGATATTGAAGAAGAAGCAAAAGGACCGGCAAAGAAAATCGCCTTGGATAGTGAAGGGAACTGGTCCAAAGCAGCTTTGGGATTCGTCAGGGGTCAAGGCATGACTTCCGAGGAGATTTATTTCAAGGAACTTAAGGGTGTTGAATATGCCCATGTGAATAAATTCATCAAGGGACAGCCGACTTTACAGCTTTTATCCGAGCTTGCTGAAATCATCAGCGGGATGACGTTTCCGAAAAATATGCGATGGGCCGATCAAGAGCTACGCTTCGCCCGTCCGATTAAGTGGCTGATTGCCCTATTCGGTCATGACGTCGTGCCATTTTCAATTGCGGACGTGCAGACGGGCCGTGAAACGAAAGGTCATCGTTTCTTGGGTGAAAAAGCAATCATCGAGAACCCGGACCAGTATGAAGGAACGTTGACGGAGCAATTTGTTATGGCCGATCCTGATAAACGCCGGCAAGTCATTTTAGATCAAATTAACGGACTTGAGCAGGAAAAAGGCTGGATCATCCCCGTTGATGAATCGTTGCTGGAAGAAGTCAATAATTTAATCGAGTATCCAACGGTCCTATTTGGTCAATTCGAGGAAGAGTTCCTTGAGCTTCCAGCGGAGGTCCTGATCACTTCGATGAAGGAGCATCAGCGCTATTTCCCTGTCAAGGACCAAGAAGGCAAATTACTTCCATACTTTGTAACCGTGCGTAACGGAGATGCCAAGCACTTGGATAAGGTTTCTAAAGGCAATGAAAAAGTATTGCGGGCCCGCTTATCCGATGCAGCATTTTTCTACAAGGAAGATCAGAAAAAAGAAATTTCAGATGCTTTGAAAAAGCTGGACAGCATCGTCTATCATGAAGAAATCGGTACATTAGCCGAAAAAACTGAGCGCGTGACGGAAGTGGCGGGCAAGCTCGCGGACGTCCTGAATTTAGGGAAAGAAAAAGAATGGGCCCTCCGTGCTGCTGAAATCGCCAAGTTCGATTTGGTGAGCCATATGGTTTATGAATTCCCGGAATTGCAAGGTTATATGGGCGAAAAATACGCGCTTCTAAAAGGCGAAGCCAAAGAAGTGGCTGCGGCCATCAACGAACACTATATGCCAAGACATGCGGATGACGATGTACCGCCGTCGGTGATAGGTGCGGTTGTAAGTTTAGCGGAAAAAATGGATACGCTCGCGTCTTTCTTTGCCATTGGCGTCATTCCGACAGGGTCCCAGGATCCATATGCTTTAAGGAGGCAGGCGAGCGGGGTCGTCCAGATCCTTGCCGAGAAGAAATGGAATGTTTCACTAGAGGAGCTCATCGCTTTAAGCCTTAAAGGTCTCGAAGCAAAGGGAATCTTAAAACGAGATGTAGCGGAAGTTAAAGCGGATATGTTCACTTTCTTCAAAGCAAGGATCAAGCATCTCCTGCAAGAAGAGCAAATCCGCTACGATATGATTGATGCAGTTCTTTTCAATAAAGTCGGGTATATCCATTCCATCGTCGAGCGTGCCCACGTCCTCGAGGCGAAAAAGGAAGAAGCGGGCTTTAAAGAAAGCATCGAGGCTTTAAGCCGGGTCATGAACATCGCCGGAAAATGTGATGAAAAAGTGACCGTCGATCCAAGCGCTTTTGAAAATGATCAAGAAAAAGCACTTTATGAAAAGTATCGGCAGGCAGCAAGGCAATATACCAAATCCCAAAATGAAGATGAGCGGTTTGAATTGCTTATTTCACTGCAAACCGAAATAGAGGCGTATTTCGAAAATACGATGGTCATGGCAGAGGATGAAGCCCTCCGCACTAACCGATTATCGCTCATGAAAGATATCAGTGATTGGGTGGGAAGCTTCGCGGCAATGAATAAAATCATCCTTTGA
- a CDS encoding YqzL family protein — protein MLDFTWELFSETGNVDTYLLFKEIEVERQERPLVLKEELAEFDFPVS, from the coding sequence ATGTTGGATTTTACCTGGGAATTATTTAGTGAAACAGGTAATGTGGACACCTATTTGCTGTTTAAGGAGATAGAAGTCGAAAGACAGGAAAGACCCTTGGTACTGAAAGAAGAGCTAGCAGAATTTGATTTTCCCGTTTCATAG
- the ybeY gene encoding rRNA maturation RNase YbeY, which produces MILAIDLMDETNEVTEEAQQLVESILQFAAKKEKIEEDTELSVTFVDNERIREINKEYRHKDAATDVISFALEEMGEDEVEIIGGEMPRMLGDIIISIERTKEQAEEYGHSFDRELGFLALHGFLHLLGFDHMNEEEEKVMFTKQKEILEEYGLSREG; this is translated from the coding sequence ATGATTTTAGCGATCGATTTAATGGATGAAACGAATGAAGTGACGGAAGAAGCGCAACAGCTTGTTGAAAGCATTTTGCAATTTGCGGCAAAAAAAGAAAAGATCGAAGAAGATACTGAGTTGTCAGTTACATTTGTGGACAATGAGAGAATTCGTGAAATCAATAAGGAGTACCGTCATAAAGATGCAGCCACTGATGTCATTTCCTTTGCACTTGAAGAAATGGGTGAAGATGAAGTCGAGATTATTGGAGGGGAAATGCCCCGCATGTTAGGCGATATCATCATTTCCATCGAGCGGACGAAAGAGCAGGCTGAAGAATATGGGCATTCTTTCGATCGGGAGCTTGGATTTTTGGCGCTTCATGGCTTCCTTCATTTATTGGGATTCGATCACATGAATGAAGAAGAGGAAAAAGTGATGTTCACAAAACAAAAGGAGATCTTGGAAGAATATGGACTTTCAAGAGAAGGATAA
- a CDS encoding cytidine deaminase, whose translation MNTKELIEEAKLAREKAYVPYSKFKVGAALLTVDGKVYHGCNIENAAYSMCNCAERTALFSAYAHNDKAFTKLAVVADTDGPVSPCGACRQVISELCDKDMPVVLTNLNGDIKELTVQELLPGAFSPEDLNG comes from the coding sequence TTGAATACGAAAGAATTGATTGAGGAAGCTAAATTAGCAAGGGAAAAAGCATATGTGCCTTATTCCAAATTCAAAGTGGGCGCAGCCCTTTTAACCGTTGATGGCAAGGTCTACCATGGTTGTAATATAGAAAACGCCGCTTATAGCATGTGCAATTGTGCCGAGAGGACCGCTTTGTTCAGCGCATATGCACATAATGATAAGGCATTCACCAAACTTGCGGTCGTGGCAGATACAGACGGCCCCGTATCTCCATGCGGAGCGTGCAGGCAGGTTATATCTGAACTGTGTGATAAGGATATGCCGGTTGTTTTGACCAATTTAAATGGTGATATAAAAGAATTAACAGTACAGGAATTGCTTCCAGGAGCTTTTTCACCGGAGGATTTAAATGGATAA
- the glyQ gene encoding glycine--tRNA ligase subunit alpha — protein sequence MNIQNMILTLQKHWSEQGCILMNAYDVEKGAGTMSPYTFLRAIGPEPWSVAYVEPSRRPADGRYGENPNRLYQHHQFQVIMKPSPDNIQELYLDSLRALGINPLEHDIRFVEDNWENPSLGCAGLGWEVWLDGMEITQFTYFQQVGGLECKPVSVEITYGIERLASYIQDKENVFDLEWTEGFTVRDIFGQPEYEHSKYTFETSDLDMLFQLFTMYEKEAHRQMEEGLVHPAYDYVLKCSHTFNLLDAKGAISVTERTGYIARCRNLARKVAKTFYEEREKLGFPILKVKGENTNEQA from the coding sequence ATGAATATTCAAAATATGATTTTAACGCTACAAAAGCATTGGTCTGAACAGGGCTGCATATTAATGAATGCTTATGATGTCGAGAAAGGGGCAGGGACGATGAGCCCTTACACGTTCCTAAGAGCGATTGGCCCTGAGCCGTGGAGCGTTGCTTATGTCGAGCCATCACGCCGCCCGGCAGACGGCCGGTACGGCGAGAATCCCAATCGCCTGTATCAGCATCATCAATTCCAGGTGATCATGAAGCCTTCACCTGACAATATCCAAGAGTTATATTTGGATTCACTGCGGGCGTTAGGCATAAATCCGCTTGAGCATGACATTCGCTTCGTCGAGGATAATTGGGAAAACCCATCACTTGGATGTGCAGGCCTAGGTTGGGAAGTATGGCTTGATGGGATGGAAATCACCCAATTTACATATTTCCAACAAGTGGGCGGCCTTGAGTGCAAGCCGGTTTCCGTTGAAATTACGTACGGAATCGAACGCCTCGCCTCCTACATTCAAGATAAGGAAAACGTATTTGACCTTGAATGGACAGAAGGATTCACTGTTCGCGATATATTTGGTCAGCCGGAATACGAGCATTCAAAATATACCTTTGAGACCTCGGACCTTGATATGCTGTTCCAACTGTTTACGATGTATGAAAAGGAAGCACATCGCCAAATGGAAGAAGGTCTTGTTCACCCAGCCTACGATTATGTTTTGAAATGTTCACATACATTTAACCTTTTGGATGCAAAAGGGGCCATCTCGGTTACGGAAAGAACCGGATACATTGCCCGATGCCGAAACTTAGCGCGTAAGGTTGCCAAAACCTTCTATGAAGAGCGGGAAAAATTAGGCTTCCCGATTCTGAAAGTGAAAGGGGAGAATACAAATGAGCAAGCGTGA
- a CDS encoding helix-turn-helix transcriptional regulator, translating to MVITIQLNKRQETILQIVKENGPITGEHIADRLNLTRATLRPDLAILTMAGFLDARPRVGYFYTGRSGTQLLTDSLNHLYVRDYQSIPVVVDEGISVYDAIVMMFLEDVGTMFVVDKHALLVGVLSRKDLLRASIGKQELNSIPVNIIMTRMPNITMCSKEDLLIDVAKKLIDKQIDSLPVVKDTDKGYEVIGRITKTNITKAFVALADEGY from the coding sequence GTGGTGATTACAATCCAATTAAATAAGCGTCAGGAAACTATTTTGCAAATTGTTAAAGAAAATGGACCGATCACTGGAGAACATATTGCAGATAGATTGAATCTTACAAGAGCTACACTTCGTCCCGACCTAGCGATTTTAACGATGGCAGGTTTCCTCGATGCCAGGCCGCGTGTGGGGTATTTTTATACAGGCAGGTCGGGTACACAGCTTTTGACGGACAGCCTGAACCATCTATATGTACGAGATTACCAATCGATCCCCGTCGTTGTGGATGAGGGCATCTCCGTTTATGATGCAATCGTCATGATGTTTTTAGAAGATGTCGGGACCATGTTTGTCGTCGATAAACATGCATTGCTTGTCGGCGTCTTATCCAGAAAGGACTTGTTGCGTGCCAGTATTGGCAAACAGGAGCTTAACTCCATTCCAGTCAATATCATCATGACCAGGATGCCCAATATTACGATGTGCTCAAAAGAAGACCTTCTGATAGATGTTGCCAAAAAATTGATAGATAAACAAATCGATTCATTACCGGTCGTCAAGGACACAGATAAAGGCTATGAAGTAATTGGAAGAATTACAAAAACCAATATAACCAAAGCATTCGTAGCTTTGGCTGATGAAGGGTATTAG
- a CDS encoding pyruvate, water dikinase regulatory protein, whose protein sequence is MKGSIIYVVSDSVGETAELVTKAAASQFAGSAFSIKRIPYIEDEQNVDEVISLAKLDGAIIAYTLVKPAIRAYMKAQVERENLSAYDILGPLMDILQERAPKGPLNEPGLVRKLDDDYFKRVEAIEFAVKYDDGRDPRGILRADIVLVGVSRTSKTPLSQYLAHKRYKVANVPLVPEVEPPEELFLVPPEKCIGLKISPEKLNHIRKERLKSLGLNDHAIYANVERIKEELTYFDKIISRLNCPIIDVTNKAVEETANLIINILQNKNR, encoded by the coding sequence ATGAAGGGTTCTATTATATATGTTGTATCGGATTCAGTAGGGGAGACGGCTGAACTGGTTACCAAAGCAGCAGCCAGCCAGTTTGCTGGGTCGGCTTTTTCCATAAAGCGAATTCCGTATATTGAAGACGAACAGAACGTGGATGAAGTGATTTCACTGGCTAAGCTAGATGGGGCGATCATTGCTTATACCCTTGTGAAGCCAGCTATCAGGGCGTATATGAAGGCACAGGTCGAACGTGAAAACCTGTCTGCTTATGACATTTTAGGACCGCTCATGGACATCCTCCAGGAAAGGGCGCCAAAAGGACCGCTCAATGAACCTGGTCTTGTAAGGAAGCTGGATGATGATTATTTCAAGCGTGTTGAAGCGATTGAATTTGCCGTGAAGTATGATGATGGCCGTGATCCTCGAGGCATTTTACGCGCAGATATCGTTCTTGTCGGCGTCTCTCGCACATCAAAAACGCCGCTCTCACAATATTTAGCCCACAAACGCTATAAAGTGGCGAATGTGCCATTAGTTCCTGAGGTGGAGCCGCCAGAAGAATTGTTCCTGGTCCCCCCGGAAAAATGCATTGGTTTAAAGATCAGTCCAGAAAAGCTGAACCATATCCGCAAAGAACGGTTGAAGTCACTCGGGCTGAATGATCATGCCATTTACGCAAATGTGGAGCGCATAAAAGAAGAGTTGACATACTTTGATAAGATCATCTCAAGGCTGAACTGTCCGATCATTGATGTAACCAATAAGGCAGTGGAAGAAACAGCCAATTTGATCATCAATATCCTGCAAAACAAAAATCGCTGA
- the era gene encoding GTPase Era, protein MDKLFQDTQEKGYKSGFISIIGRPNVGKSTFLNRVIGQKIAIMSDKPQTTRNKVQGVLTQNDSQMIFIDTPGIHKPKHKLGDFMMKVATNTLKEVDLILFMINATEGYGRGDEFIIEKLQTVKTPVFLVVNKIDAMHPDELLPIIEKYQQLYPFAAVVPISALEGNNVDTLLEQIKEHLPEGPQFYPADQVTDHPERFIISELVREKVLHLTREEIPHSVAVVIDSIKKMDNSDTINVMATIVVERDSQKGIVIGKQGKMLKEVGSRARVDIENLLGSKVFLELWVKVQKDWRNKASQLRDYGFNESEY, encoded by the coding sequence ATGGATAAATTATTTCAAGATACACAAGAAAAAGGTTACAAATCAGGTTTCATCTCGATTATCGGCCGCCCCAACGTTGGAAAGAGTACGTTCTTGAACCGCGTCATTGGTCAAAAAATCGCCATAATGAGTGACAAACCGCAAACGACTAGAAATAAGGTGCAAGGTGTCCTTACGCAAAACGACTCACAAATGATATTCATCGATACGCCTGGAATCCATAAGCCGAAGCATAAGCTTGGTGATTTTATGATGAAAGTGGCAACGAATACATTGAAAGAGGTCGACTTGATTCTTTTCATGATCAATGCGACCGAAGGATATGGCCGCGGTGATGAGTTCATCATTGAAAAACTTCAAACCGTAAAAACGCCCGTTTTCCTAGTGGTTAACAAAATCGACGCGATGCATCCGGATGAGCTGCTGCCGATCATTGAAAAATATCAACAGCTTTATCCTTTCGCGGCAGTCGTTCCGATTTCTGCACTTGAAGGGAATAACGTCGATACACTGCTTGAGCAAATCAAGGAGCACCTGCCTGAAGGTCCCCAGTTTTATCCTGCTGACCAAGTGACCGACCACCCGGAGCGTTTCATCATTTCCGAATTGGTCCGTGAAAAGGTGCTGCACCTGACGCGTGAAGAAATTCCGCATTCGGTGGCCGTTGTCATCGATTCCATTAAAAAGATGGATAACAGTGATACCATTAATGTGATGGCGACCATCGTCGTCGAACGTGATTCCCAGAAAGGCATCGTCATCGGAAAGCAAGGGAAGATGCTCAAGGAAGTCGGAAGCCGTGCGCGCGTGGACATCGAAAACCTATTGGGCTCGAAGGTATTCTTGGAACTATGGGTCAAGGTACAGAAGGATTGGCGCAATAAAGCCAGTCAGCTTCGAGATTATGGTTTCAATGAAAGCGAATATTAA
- a CDS encoding diacylglycerol kinase family protein codes for MDFQEKDKKRYPLIKSFSFACQGILEAVRTERNIKIHFALTAIILFFGWFFSLNGMEWLFILAAIAGTIALELVNSAIERVVDLVTDQFHPLAKQAKDIAAGAVFIYAIFSIIVGLIIFLPKLGL; via the coding sequence ATGGACTTTCAAGAGAAGGATAAAAAAAGGTATCCTTTAATTAAAAGTTTCTCTTTTGCCTGTCAGGGAATTTTGGAGGCAGTTCGAACGGAGCGCAATATCAAGATACATTTTGCGCTAACGGCAATCATCCTATTCTTTGGCTGGTTTTTCTCCTTGAATGGGATGGAATGGCTCTTCATATTGGCAGCGATAGCGGGAACGATTGCATTGGAGCTCGTCAATTCAGCGATTGAAAGGGTAGTGGACCTGGTTACAGATCAATTCCATCCATTGGCCAAGCAGGCAAAAGATATTGCAGCCGGAGCTGTATTCATATATGCTATATTTTCTATCATTGTTGGATTGATTATTTTTTTGCCTAAGCTGGGCCTTTAG